In Rhodohalobacter barkolensis, the following proteins share a genomic window:
- a CDS encoding zinc ribbon domain-containing protein has translation MQEVLQQLANLQYIDSRIDEIRQLRGDLPEEILDIETNINRYNARINQLEEEADSLKSEKKKLEVGIEESLDKTKKYEEQQLSVRNNREYDALTKEIEAQKTFVENAESRLEEIAKRQEEVEGELEVNKEKLKETEELHADKKKNLDKVVASTKEEEEKLLEKRDELEEELDSRYVRSYNRLRDGLANGMAVVAMDRGAAHGMALPPQTQVEVRRKNKIIIDENSGRIVVDPSFFEEAKKQLKV, from the coding sequence ATGCAAGAGGTACTTCAACAATTAGCCAATTTACAGTACATCGACAGTCGAATCGACGAGATCAGACAACTTCGCGGCGATCTGCCTGAAGAAATTCTTGATATTGAAACGAATATTAACCGATATAATGCTCGTATCAACCAGCTTGAAGAGGAAGCCGACAGTTTAAAATCTGAAAAGAAAAAACTGGAAGTGGGCATCGAAGAGTCTTTGGATAAAACTAAAAAATATGAAGAACAGCAGTTATCCGTTCGAAACAATCGCGAGTATGATGCTTTAACCAAAGAGATTGAAGCACAGAAAACATTTGTTGAAAATGCTGAATCAAGGTTGGAAGAGATCGCAAAGAGACAGGAAGAGGTTGAAGGTGAGCTCGAAGTGAACAAAGAGAAGCTGAAAGAGACTGAAGAGCTCCATGCAGATAAAAAGAAAAATCTGGACAAGGTCGTAGCAAGCACAAAAGAGGAAGAAGAGAAGCTTCTTGAAAAACGCGATGAGCTCGAAGAAGAGCTTGACAGTCGCTATGTGAGGAGCTACAACCGTTTAAGAGATGGACTTGCCAACGGAATGGCTGTTGTTGCAATGGACAGGGGAGCCGCACACGGAATGGCTCTGCCGCCTCAGACACAGGTAGAAGTTCGAAGAAAGAATAAAATCATTATTGACGAAAACAGCGGGCGAATTGTTGTGGATCCTTCTTTCTTTGAAGAAGCCAAGAAACAGCTCAAAGTTTAA
- a CDS encoding Nif3-like dinuclear metal center hexameric protein produces the protein MNTQVRHITDFMHQWAPPGIKMSYDNVGLLVGDPTASVSRVLVCLDVTEDIVDEALDKKCELIVSHHPLIFKEISSINPTDEQGRIIYKMIRNNIALMTAHTNLDAALDGVSFVLANNLGLDNLQFLDKSYNISRKISLVTSTDDTKAVLKLLNYFSAEEAHFFSVDNRKEGQFCFEATIDQQNVSQLRGALEKEGLLKKGSFQEMELTTPSNNFGMGVLGDYPEEGIAMDEFLHLVCRALDVPALRFSGKSDRIKKVAVCGGAGVFLKKKAIKAGADAFVTADIKYHDYFTEKQDFLLVDAGHYESEFPVVEAIRKELSEAFEHLSVDATETVTNPMKVYVTDFENKNI, from the coding sequence TTGAATACTCAGGTTCGCCATATAACAGACTTTATGCATCAGTGGGCACCTCCCGGCATAAAGATGAGTTATGACAATGTAGGACTTTTAGTTGGCGACCCCACCGCTTCTGTATCCAGAGTTTTGGTCTGCCTCGATGTAACAGAGGATATTGTTGATGAGGCATTGGATAAAAAATGTGAACTTATAGTTTCGCATCACCCCCTTATTTTTAAAGAAATTTCCAGTATCAACCCTACAGATGAGCAGGGACGGATTATTTACAAAATGATCCGTAATAATATTGCTCTCATGACTGCACACACGAATCTGGATGCAGCCCTGGATGGAGTTTCATTTGTATTGGCCAATAACCTTGGCCTTGATAATCTCCAGTTTCTGGATAAGAGTTATAACATCAGTCGAAAAATTTCGCTGGTAACCAGTACAGACGACACAAAAGCTGTATTAAAACTTCTGAACTACTTCTCTGCCGAAGAGGCTCACTTTTTCAGTGTAGATAATCGCAAAGAAGGGCAATTCTGTTTTGAAGCAACCATTGATCAACAGAATGTTTCACAGTTGCGAGGCGCTCTGGAAAAAGAAGGTTTATTGAAAAAAGGAAGTTTTCAGGAGATGGAGCTCACTACTCCTTCCAACAATTTTGGAATGGGAGTTTTGGGAGATTATCCCGAAGAGGGAATTGCGATGGATGAATTTCTTCACTTGGTTTGCAGAGCTCTTGATGTGCCAGCCCTCCGCTTTTCCGGAAAATCAGATCGAATTAAAAAAGTAGCAGTTTGTGGAGGAGCCGGAGTTTTTCTCAAGAAAAAAGCGATTAAAGCCGGAGCAGACGCATTTGTTACCGCAGATATTAAATATCACGACTACTTTACTGAAAAGCAGGATTTCCTGCTTGTGGATGCCGGTCACTACGAAAGTGAATTTCCTGTAGTGGAAGCCATCCGAAAAGAACTTTCTGAAGCTTTTGAACACCTATCCGTAGATGCAACCGAAACGGTAACCAATCCAATGAAGGTCTACGTCACCGATTTTGAAAATAAAAACATCTAA
- a CDS encoding YggS family pyridoxal phosphate-dependent enzyme: MSSDIISRYNQVQERIDKACKDAGRDPGEVMLVAVSKTKPDEDVLKLIEHGHFHFGENRAKALQDRMESIKNPAAVWHFIGNLQTNKIKYMVERVNWIQSIHKMKALKEVEKRASEINRVINVLIQVNISDEDQKSGCDPEKLEGILKYAQDLKYTKVRGLMGMATFTDDLDVVRPEFKLLKKLRDEHKHLSEGSVDLKHLSMGMTNDLEVAIQEGSTMVRVGTAIFGERNY; encoded by the coding sequence ATGAGTAGTGATATTATTTCACGATATAATCAGGTTCAGGAAAGAATTGACAAAGCGTGTAAAGATGCCGGCCGGGATCCCGGCGAAGTGATGCTGGTAGCGGTTAGTAAAACCAAGCCCGATGAAGATGTTCTTAAATTGATAGAACATGGCCACTTCCATTTTGGTGAAAACAGGGCAAAAGCCCTTCAGGACCGTATGGAGTCTATCAAAAACCCGGCTGCCGTATGGCATTTTATCGGTAACCTTCAGACCAATAAAATTAAATATATGGTTGAGAGGGTTAACTGGATTCAATCCATCCATAAAATGAAAGCATTGAAAGAGGTAGAGAAAAGAGCCTCCGAAATTAACCGGGTCATTAATGTTTTAATCCAGGTTAATATCAGCGATGAGGATCAGAAAAGCGGCTGTGATCCGGAGAAATTAGAAGGGATACTGAAATATGCTCAGGACTTAAAATACACTAAAGTCAGAGGTTTGATGGGAATGGCTACCTTTACTGATGATCTGGATGTTGTCCGGCCCGAATTTAAACTTTTGAAAAAACTTCGCGACGAGCATAAACATCTGAGTGAGGGTTCGGTAGACCTGAAACACCTGTCGATGGGAATGACCAATGATCTGGAGGTAGCCATTCAGGAAGGTTCCACGATGGTACGGGTTGGCACTGCCATTTTTGGCGAACGCAACTATTAA
- a CDS encoding DivIVA domain-containing protein — translation MGSQPMKLTALEIKQQQFEKSLRGYDTAEVHAYLNLIASEWEHMVGKMRELEAQIDKMDDKLKHYERVEEALHETLQTAKDSAEQKLTGAKKESINIIEKAEMEADSIVREAHQQRQQIRQSILRLLDRRKEIIGGINSYLEIAQESLSQFSKDEASLFRLPKEPEIEESNSPYKSTSEKKKFQFDDSENDDLSSKSSVPQSLDDILDELD, via the coding sequence ATGGGATCACAACCGATGAAACTCACCGCCCTGGAAATTAAACAACAGCAGTTCGAAAAATCTTTGCGCGGATATGATACGGCTGAAGTTCACGCGTATCTGAATTTGATTGCCAGTGAGTGGGAACACATGGTAGGTAAAATGAGAGAGCTTGAAGCTCAAATTGATAAGATGGATGATAAACTGAAACACTATGAACGTGTTGAAGAAGCTCTTCACGAAACCCTTCAAACGGCAAAAGACAGTGCTGAGCAAAAGTTAACCGGTGCAAAAAAAGAGTCTATAAATATCATTGAAAAAGCTGAAATGGAAGCAGACTCAATTGTTCGGGAAGCCCACCAGCAGAGACAGCAAATTCGCCAAAGTATTTTAAGATTATTGGACCGACGTAAAGAAATTATCGGTGGAATAAATTCCTATCTGGAAATTGCACAGGAGTCTCTCAGTCAATTCAGTAAAGATGAAGCTTCACTTTTCCGCTTGCCAAAAGAGCCGGAGATTGAAGAATCAAACTCTCCATATAAATCCACTTCTGAAAAGAAAAAATTCCAATTTGATGATTCAGAAAATGATGATTTATCATCAAAGTCATCCGTACCACAATCTTTGGATGATATTTTAGACGAACTCGATTAA